The genomic stretch CCAGCAGGCATTCCAAATGGTTCGCCGGGGCGGAACGCTTGTTACCTATGGCGCAGCACCTGCGCATGCGGTATTGGAAATAAAGCCGTTTGAAATTTACAGCAAGGAGCTGACGATCGTGGGCTCTTACGCGGGAACCTACGATACGTGGGTGAAGGCTATAAACCTGATTTCGAGCAAGCGATTCCAGCCTGCTACTATTATTTCAAAAACTGTTCCGTTAAGTTCTGTTGTGGATGGGATTACAGAAGCGATGAATAACAAAGATACGATCAAAATTATGGTCGATACGACGGCGCGTTAAACAATAAATAGGGGGATGACACAATGAACAGAAAATTAACCAAAGCCTCTTTACTGCTTTTATTATGTCTAGTATTTCTAATCAGCGCTTGCAGCTCGAATTCGAATGGCGGAAACACGGCGGATGCTGAGGTTAAAGAAACATCGGAACCTGGGGAGAAGGTTACTTTAAACGGCGTTTTCCTTGGTGCGACATGGGGACAGGCTACGCAGGAATTGGCGAAAGAATATGAGAAAGAAACCGGCGTTAAGGTCAACATTGAACTTGTAGGACGTGATGTTATCTATCAGAAGCTGGCTCTATCGATTGCGGGCCAAGCCAACTATGATTTGTTCAATGTCGATTACAACTGGATTCCTGAGTTTGCCTCCTCGGACAGTCTCGTGCCGCTGGATGAGCTGGTTAAAAAATATGATGTAGACACGTCTGCTTATTTGCCTAGAGCTCTCGCTTTGACCCAGTGGAACGGCCAAAACGGTTCCTTCGGTGAGGGTGGCACCTTATACGGTTTGCCGCAGACGATTCATCCGCACTTGCTATGGTACCGTTCCGACTTATTTAATGACGAGCAAATTAAATCGGAGTTCAAAGTAGCTTACGGCTATGAGCTGATTCCGCCGCAAACGATGGATCAGTTCAGCGATGTGGCCGAGTTTTTCAATGGAAAAGAGTATAAAGGACAGAAGCTGTCCGGGTGGGCGGCACAAGGATCGAAGGGCTTTGGCAATGTGCA from Paenibacillus sp. FSL H8-0548 encodes the following:
- a CDS encoding sugar ABC transporter substrate-binding protein; amino-acid sequence: MNRKLTKASLLLLLCLVFLISACSSNSNGGNTADAEVKETSEPGEKVTLNGVFLGATWGQATQELAKEYEKETGVKVNIELVGRDVIYQKLALSIAGQANYDLFNVDYNWIPEFASSDSLVPLDELVKKYDVDTSAYLPRALALTQWNGQNGSFGEGGTLYGLPQTIHPHLLWYRSDLFNDEQIKSEFKVAYGYELIPPQTMDQFSDVAEFFNGKEYKGQKLSGWAAQGSKGFGNVHTWLTFLYSNGADVIDWNNMTSSLSTPEAIEATQTWIDLMKFAPAGINDYTFAEVASDAAQGKLAMALHWSWSAFEVDQPETSQTVGEWDFVQTPVMKETVPHLAGWSIVIPKSSKQQDEAFKFMAWLENKQNDVRQAELGGGDPVRTESYSDPALTDLKIEGTDTDKFRRYEALQEAMKTTKARPFFPQEEKWESTVSEYLSAAQLGRFTVEEALKQADDAVNKMLK